The proteins below are encoded in one region of Sphaerodactylus townsendi isolate TG3544 linkage group LG06, MPM_Stown_v2.3, whole genome shotgun sequence:
- the XRCC6 gene encoding X-ray repair cross-complementing protein 6, producing MADWVSYYKHEEGEEEEDQDGEVETIGEYKYSGRDTLVFLVDASRAMFDTYNNDDLAPFDMTIQCIQNVYTSKIISHDRDLIGVVFYGTEQYKNSVDFKHIYVLQDLDNPGAKRVLELGKYKGEQGRALFHKSFGHSADYSLGEALWVCSNLFSDIHLKMSHKRIMLFTNNDNPHGTDSVKAKFARTKAADLQETGIYLDLMHLKKPGGFDIALFYRDIINTAEDEDLGVQFGESSKLEDLMKKVRAKENRKRALAKLNLYLGKDMAFTVGIYNVIQKAFKQPPIKLYRETNEPVKTKTRTFNRETGSLLLPSDTKRAQTYGNRQIVLEKEETEEIKRFDSPGLFLIGFKPMELLKRHHHIRPAQFIYPEESLISGSTTLFNALLIKCLEKEVMAICKYIPRRNTPPRFVALIPQEEVLDEQNVQTAPPGFHLIFLPYADDKRKVDFTERVPANQEQVDKMKEIVQKLRFKYRSDSFENPVLQQHYMNLEALALDLMEPEQAEDLTVPKTEAIDCRLGNLVEDFKQLVYPPGYDPEGKATKRKQGGGSEQSEKKAKIEISEEELKNHVRKGTLGKLTVPLLKDVCKIHGLKGGGKKQELLDSITEHFSSH from the exons ATGGCAGACTGGGTATCTTACTATAAACACGAggagggtgaagaagaagaggatcaagatggagAAGTTGAAACAATTG GAGAATATAAATATTCAGGTCGAGATACTTTGGTGTTCTTGGTGGATGCCTCAAGAGCCATGTTTGACACCTATAATAATGATGACTTGGCTCCTTTTGATATGACAATCCAG tgCATTCAGAACGTGTACACAAGCAAGATCATCAGTCATGACAGGGACCTTATTGGTGTGGTATTTTATGGCACTGAGCAATACAAGAATTCAGTAGATTTTAAGCACATTTATGTCCTTCAGGATTTGGACAATCCAG GGGCAAAACGAGTTTTAGAACTAGGCAAATACAAAGGTGAGCAGGGAAGAGCGCTCTTCCACAAGTCCTTTGGCCATAGCGCTGACTACTCATTAGGTGAAGCACTCTGGGTTTGCTCCAATCTCTTCAGCGATATCCACCTCAAGATGAGCCACAAGAGAATCATGCTGTTCACCAACAATGACAATCCTCATGGCACTGACAGTGTGAAAGCCAAGTTTGCAAGGACTAAAGCTGCTGATCTCCAAGAGACAG GTATTTACCTTGATTTGATGCACCTGAAGAAACCTGGGGGGTTTGATATCGCCTTGTTCTATAGGGATATCATTAATACTGCAGAAGATGAGGACTTAGGAGTACAGTTTGGTGAATCCAGCAAATTAGAAGACCTCATGAAGAAAGTACGAGCAAAGGAGAACAGAAAACGAGCTTTGGCCAA GCTAAACCTCTACCTAGGAAAAGATATGGCTTTCACTGTTGGCATTTATAATGTAATTCAGAAAGCTTTCAAACAGCCTCCAATAAAACTTTACAGGGAAACTAATGAGCCAGTGAAAACAAAAACCCGAACCTTTAATCGAGAAACAGGTAGTTTGCTTCTCCCTAGTGACACCAAGAGGGCTCAG ACCTATGGCAACCGTCAGATAGTGTTGGAAAAAGAAGAGACAGAAGAAATTAAGAGATTTGATTCACCAGGCTTATTTCTGATTGGCTTCAAGCCCATGGAATTGCTGAAACGACATCACCACATCAGGCCTGCACAGTTCATCTACCCTGAGGAGTCCTTGATCAGTG GAAGCACTACGCTATTTAATGCTTTGTTAATCAAGTGTCTAGAGAAAGAAGTAATGGCTATCTGCAAGTACATCCCCCGCCGCAATACTCCTCCCAGATTTGTAGCCCTGATTCCTCAAGAAGAAGTGCTGGATGAGCAGAATGTGCAGACAGCTCCCCCAG GTTTCCACCTAATTTTCCTACCTTATGCAGATGATAAACGGAAAGTAGACTTTACTGAGAGAGTCCCAGCTAATCAAGAACAGGTGGACAAAATGAAGGAAATTGTCCAGAAGCTTCGGTTCAAGTACAG GAGTGATAGCTTTGAAAACCCCGTCCTCCAGCAGCATTATATGAACTTGGAAGCCTTGGCTCTTGACCTGATGGAACCGGAGCAGGCTGAGGATTTGACAG TGCCTAAGACTGAAGCAATAGACTGCAGGCTAGGTAACCTTGTGGAGGATTTCAAGCAACTGGTTTATCCACCTGGTTATGATCCCGAAGGGAAAGCTACAAAACGCAAACAAG GAGGAGGCTCAGAACAATCAGAAAAGAAAGCCAAGATAGAAATCTCTGAGGAGGAGCTAAAGAATCATGTTCGAAAAGGCACTTTGGGGAAGCTCACTGTACCCCTTCTGAAAGATGTATGCAAGATTCATGGGCTAAAGGGAGGTGGAAAGAAGCAAGAACTTCTGGATTCAATCACTGAACACTTCAGTAGCCACTAA
- the SNU13 gene encoding NHP2-like protein 1: MTEPEVNPKAYPLADAQLTKTLLDLVQQSCNYKQLRKGANEATKTLNRGIAEFIVMAADAEPLEIILHLPLLCEDKNVPYVFVRSKQALGRACGVSRPVIACSITIKEGSQLKPQIQSVQQAIERLLV, encoded by the exons ATG ACTGAGCCAGAAGTAAACCCTAAAGCTTATCCACTAGCTGATGCTCAACTCACCAAGACACTGCTAGATCTTGTGCAACAGTCCTGCAACTACAAACAGTTACGCAAAGGGGCCAATGAAG CCACTAAAACTTTGAACAGAGGAATTGCTGAATTCATTGTGATGGCTGCAGATGCTGAGCCCCTTGAGATCATCCTGCATCTTCCACTGCTGTGTGAAGACAAGAATGTTCCCTACGTATTTGTGCGCTCCAAGCAAGCCCTAGGCCGGGCATGTGGTGTTTCTCGCCCCGTAATTGCCTGTTCCATTACAATCAAAGAAGGTTCACAGCTGAAGCCTCAAATTCAATCTGTCCAACAAGCCATTGAGAGACTATTGGTTTAA